CTGGTCGCAGCGCCTGAAGAAGGACACGCTGCACGCATACCAGCTATCAAAACGTGGAGGCGAGTTATTCTGCAGGAACCTGGGCCGCAGGGTCGAGATCGGCGGAAAGGCAGTTCCCTACCTGAGCGGCAAGATCGTTATCTGATCGCCGGGACTAATGCATCCCCCTTTAACGACTCTGGCGAATACACCCTCTCTTGGCATGATGCAGATACCCATCTCTTTCATGATGACGCACCCGCTATGGCACTTCTTCCCGATCTGAGTGATCTCCAGCGTAACGTCTTCTCCAGCCCGCAGGCGTGCCCCGACCGGCAGTGAGACCAGTGAGATCCCGCTGGTTGTGACATTCTCGGCGAAATCGCCCGGCTTGAATTCATGCCCATCGACATTCATCTTTGCGATACTTTCCTCCGCCAGCAGGCTGACTTCTCTCACTTTGTCGCCTCCGGCATGTGCGTCACCCTCCATCCCAAGGCCTACCTTGAATACGCCCGAAACAACCGGCGTCTTCCTGACGCCTTTGGTATCGCTGCTGCACACCGCAATCACTCTGGCCATATCATCTCCATGAGTTACTTATATCTATTATTTTATAGCGAAAGGCCTCGTGCCATGCTGAGCATCGTTCATTGTGAAGGCCGACGATGTTGTCTCGAAGCTCAGCCCAATCTCCAGCGGATAGGACATGGCCACGTTGCAGGCCCTCTTGGCGGCTTGCACGA
This genomic window from Dehalococcoidia bacterium contains:
- a CDS encoding MOSC domain-containing protein; translation: MARVIAVCSSDTKGVRKTPVVSGVFKVGLGMEGDAHAGGDKVREVSLLAEESIAKMNVDGHEFKPGDFAENVTTSGISLVSLPVGARLRAGEDVTLEITQIGKKCHSGCVIMKEMGICIMPREGVFARVVKGGCISPGDQITILPLR